One genomic segment of bacterium includes these proteins:
- a CDS encoding amidohydrolase family protein, producing the protein MRQLRLLGLVFLLLSGPAGASAEAGWELVLAGGRVLDPESNLDAVRWIGIREGRIGAISETPLVGTQVVDVSGLTVAPGFIDLHIHGQEPRSYDFLARDGVTSALELEAGVHHLDGFLARREGRARVHFGASAGHIPARAFVFDGVKLEHFLTARTMERGLRLLWTGFRVWAFSSPIYGYVVADREHRDRIVAALAEELDQGAIGIGMGLAYTPGADGPEISAVFELAAERGVPCFVHLPMQDSPLDTKPLEEVLGFARQTGAALHVVHVNSSSQDAVVEYLERIEEARAEGMDVTVEAYPYTAGSTALESVLFDEGWQEKRGVDYGDLQWAATGERLTAESFARYRKKGGTVILHFMKPEMVAAAVSHPLTMIASDGMPMLGASPHPRGAGTRARVLAEYVRERQALDLMNAVRKMSLDPARRLETFVPAMQNKGRIRVGADADLVVFDPATVRDRATFEDPHQPSEGIPHVLVGGAFVVRDDALVEDATPGQALRASH; encoded by the coding sequence ATGCGTCAACTACGACTCCTCGGCCTCGTTTTCCTCCTCTTGTCCGGCCCGGCCGGAGCCTCGGCCGAAGCCGGGTGGGAACTCGTACTTGCGGGCGGGCGGGTCCTCGACCCGGAATCGAATCTCGATGCCGTTCGATGGATCGGCATCCGCGAGGGCCGCATCGGCGCGATCTCTGAAACGCCGCTCGTGGGCACCCAGGTCGTCGACGTCTCTGGTCTGACGGTGGCGCCGGGATTCATCGATCTGCATATCCACGGTCAGGAGCCGCGCAGCTACGACTTCCTCGCTCGAGACGGTGTCACCTCTGCCCTCGAACTCGAAGCGGGCGTCCACCATCTGGACGGCTTCCTTGCACGACGCGAGGGCCGTGCCCGCGTCCACTTCGGTGCCTCCGCCGGACATATTCCGGCGCGTGCCTTCGTCTTCGACGGAGTCAAGCTCGAACATTTCCTGACCGCACGCACGATGGAGCGCGGGCTACGTCTCTTGTGGACCGGCTTTCGGGTCTGGGCTTTCTCTTCGCCGATCTATGGGTACGTCGTCGCCGACCGGGAACATCGCGACCGCATCGTGGCGGCCCTTGCCGAAGAGCTCGACCAGGGGGCGATCGGGATCGGAATGGGACTCGCCTACACCCCCGGCGCCGACGGCCCGGAAATCAGTGCGGTCTTCGAGCTGGCTGCCGAGCGCGGCGTGCCCTGCTTCGTCCACCTGCCGATGCAGGACAGTCCACTAGATACAAAGCCCCTCGAAGAGGTTCTGGGCTTTGCTCGCCAGACGGGTGCGGCGTTGCACGTGGTGCACGTCAACAGCTCGAGCCAGGACGCGGTCGTCGAATACCTGGAACGCATCGAAGAGGCACGGGCAGAGGGCATGGACGTCACGGTCGAGGCGTATCCCTACACCGCGGGTTCGACCGCCCTGGAGTCCGTGCTCTTCGACGAAGGTTGGCAGGAAAAACGAGGCGTGGACTACGGCGATCTCCAATGGGCGGCGACGGGCGAACGACTCACGGCGGAGAGCTTCGCCCGCTACCGAAAGAAGGGCGGCACGGTGATCCTCCACTTCATGAAGCCCGAGATGGTCGCGGCCGCTGTCTCCCACCCGTTGACGATGATCGCCTCCGATGGCATGCCCATGCTGGGCGCGAGCCCGCACCCGCGCGGCGCGGGCACACGTGCTCGTGTGCTGGCTGAATACGTCCGAGAGCGTCAAGCCCTCGACCTGATGAACGCCGTGCGCAAGATGTCCCTGGATCCGGCGCGGCGCCTCGAGACGTTCGTCCCGGCCATGCAGAACAAGGGCCGAATCCGGGTCGGTGCCGATGCGGACCTCGTCGTCTTCGACCCGGCGACCGTTCGCGACCGCGCGACTTTCGAAGACCCCCATCAGCCATCGGAAGGGATTCCCCACGTGTTGGTGGGCGGCGCCTTCGTCGTGCGCGATGACGCGCTCGTGGAAGACGCGACTCCGGGACAAGCTCTCCGCGCAAGCCACTGA
- a CDS encoding wax ester/triacylglycerol synthase family O-acyltransferase yields MAVTYEEWMSDGDALMWNIERDPILRSTVLSVWILDRSPDLERFEATFDRAVDTIPRLRQRVVADGLGVATPRWEEDPLFDRTYHVRRLRAPGEGDLRDLLDLAAPIGSQAFDKDRPLWEFHLVEGLEGGRAGVIMKIHHAISDGVGMIRMTNSLIERSRDPEPGWDRPRTLAEGPDAWHRATEMEQLASAVQHRVKTATERGLKLSEALGRGLWEAAKDPTGAARKMAETASSVGRLVKPATEPHSPLWTERSFSIHLDALLVSFDALRAAAKAVDGTLNDAFVAAIAGGLRLYHEGHGRPVEALRMNMPINIREGDEGKKAGNQFVPARFDVPIGIADPKKRMRAIRKLVRDQRSEPALPLMDEVSGAINRLGVVAATSFVSGMMKSVDFVTSNVAGPRFPVYTGGARIEQMFPFGPMAGAAVNVTLFSYDGQLQLGINTDRHAVPDPDGLLECIEAGIDEVTAIA; encoded by the coding sequence ATGGCGGTAACCTACGAAGAGTGGATGAGCGACGGCGACGCGTTGATGTGGAACATCGAACGCGATCCGATCTTACGCTCTACGGTGTTGAGTGTCTGGATCCTCGACCGCTCGCCGGATCTGGAGCGCTTCGAGGCCACCTTCGACCGTGCTGTCGACACGATCCCGCGGCTTCGCCAACGGGTCGTCGCTGATGGACTGGGCGTGGCGACACCGCGCTGGGAAGAGGACCCGCTCTTCGACCGCACCTATCATGTGCGGCGCCTGCGCGCGCCCGGCGAAGGCGACCTTCGGGATCTACTCGACCTCGCCGCACCGATCGGATCCCAGGCCTTCGACAAGGACCGTCCGCTCTGGGAGTTCCATCTCGTAGAAGGCCTCGAAGGCGGGCGCGCGGGCGTGATCATGAAGATCCATCACGCGATCTCGGATGGCGTCGGAATGATCCGCATGACCAACTCCCTGATCGAGCGCTCCCGAGATCCGGAGCCCGGTTGGGACCGGCCGCGAACCCTGGCCGAGGGCCCGGACGCCTGGCACCGTGCCACGGAAATGGAGCAGCTGGCGTCCGCGGTGCAACATCGGGTGAAGACCGCCACCGAACGCGGCCTGAAGCTGAGCGAGGCCCTTGGCAGGGGCCTTTGGGAAGCGGCGAAGGATCCCACCGGCGCCGCCCGCAAGATGGCTGAGACGGCGAGCTCAGTGGGCCGGCTGGTCAAGCCCGCGACCGAGCCGCACTCTCCACTCTGGACCGAACGCTCGTTCTCGATCCACCTCGATGCGCTCCTGGTCTCCTTCGACGCATTACGCGCTGCGGCCAAGGCTGTGGACGGAACGCTCAACGACGCATTCGTAGCCGCCATTGCGGGCGGCCTGCGCCTCTACCACGAGGGGCATGGACGTCCCGTGGAAGCCCTGCGCATGAACATGCCGATCAACATCCGCGAGGGCGACGAAGGCAAGAAGGCCGGCAACCAATTCGTCCCGGCCCGTTTCGATGTACCGATCGGGATCGCGGATCCGAAAAAACGCATGAGGGCCATCCGGAAGCTGGTACGCGACCAGCGGTCGGAGCCCGCTCTTCCCCTGATGGACGAGGTCTCAGGCGCGATCAACCGACTGGGTGTCGTGGCGGCCACCTCGTTCGTCAGTGGCATGATGAAATCCGTCGACTTCGTGACCAGCAACGTGGCCGGCCCGCGCTTTCCCGTCTACACCGGCGGTGCGCGCATCGAGCAGATGTTCCCCTTTGGTCCCATGGCCGGCGCCGCCGTCAACGTGACGCTCTTCAGCTACGACGGCCAACTCCAGCTTGGAATCAACACGGATCGCCACGCGGTCCCCGATCCGGACGGTCTTCTCGAGTGCATCGAAGCCGGTATCGACGAAGTCACCGCCATCGCCTGA
- the hemN gene encoding oxygen-independent coproporphyrinogen III oxidase yields the protein MQADLRPGPSELGSTIPEPSRLRELIRRYSGPGPRYTSYPTVPEWSTDFGPEDYRSALATCDARSVSLYVHVPFCERLCSFCACNRTITQDHEIAGPFLDRIEREVDRVADALGSERPQVQLAIGGGSPNFLRTHELDRLIGIIDSRFPPEADAERSIELDPRRTQEEQLKLLMARGFNRVSFGVQDLDEKVQQAINRHSRPERLAALVDRARKLGAKGINFDLIYGLPEQNVDSFQETLRQVLELRPDRIALYGYAHVTWISKAQRSFEKKDLPTPDLRLGIFAAAIERLCGAGYRYLGMDHFALPDDSLAIAANEGRLTRNFMGYTVAAGDALLAFGPSGISELGREYAQSEKDPDAWAEKIDQGGLPIVRGMVLSDDDVERRWLIRMLLCAGRISDDAFTNTFGVALRERVPGLDRELEGFVTDGLLEADGGGYRVTPGGRLFLRPLAMTFDAYLKTSEDAPRRYSSTV from the coding sequence CTCCGAGCTTGGAAGCACGATTCCGGAACCGTCCCGGCTCCGTGAGTTGATTCGACGCTATAGCGGGCCGGGGCCTCGCTACACGAGTTACCCCACGGTCCCCGAGTGGAGCACCGATTTCGGGCCCGAGGACTATCGAAGCGCGCTGGCGACCTGTGACGCCCGCAGCGTCTCCCTCTACGTGCACGTCCCCTTCTGCGAGCGGCTCTGTTCGTTCTGCGCCTGCAATCGCACGATTACGCAAGATCACGAGATTGCCGGGCCCTTCCTGGACCGGATCGAACGGGAAGTCGACCGGGTCGCCGATGCGCTGGGCTCCGAGCGCCCCCAGGTTCAGTTGGCCATTGGAGGTGGCAGTCCCAACTTTCTACGCACCCACGAACTCGACCGGCTGATCGGAATCATCGACTCTCGTTTTCCTCCCGAGGCCGACGCCGAGCGCAGCATCGAACTCGACCCCCGCCGTACACAGGAAGAGCAGCTCAAGTTGCTCATGGCCCGCGGCTTCAACCGCGTGAGCTTTGGCGTCCAGGATCTCGACGAGAAAGTACAACAGGCGATCAATCGCCATTCGCGCCCGGAACGCCTGGCGGCTCTCGTGGACCGCGCGCGCAAACTCGGAGCGAAGGGCATCAACTTCGACTTGATCTACGGGCTGCCAGAGCAGAACGTCGATTCGTTCCAGGAGACCCTCCGCCAGGTACTGGAGCTTCGGCCCGATCGGATCGCCCTGTACGGCTACGCGCACGTCACGTGGATCTCCAAGGCCCAGCGCAGCTTCGAGAAGAAGGATCTGCCCACCCCCGATCTTCGGCTTGGCATCTTCGCCGCTGCGATCGAGCGTCTATGCGGGGCAGGCTACCGCTACCTGGGCATGGACCATTTTGCGCTCCCGGATGACAGCCTTGCCATCGCCGCAAACGAGGGACGCCTGACCCGGAATTTCATGGGCTACACGGTGGCCGCCGGCGACGCCCTTCTTGCCTTCGGCCCGAGTGGGATCTCCGAGCTTGGCCGCGAGTACGCGCAATCGGAGAAGGACCCGGACGCCTGGGCCGAGAAGATCGACCAGGGCGGCCTCCCGATCGTTCGGGGAATGGTGCTCAGCGACGACGACGTGGAACGTCGCTGGCTGATTCGGATGCTCCTGTGCGCAGGCCGCATCTCCGACGACGCTTTCACCAACACCTTCGGCGTCGCCCTCCGCGAGCGCGTTCCAGGGCTCGACCGGGAGCTCGAAGGCTTCGTGACGGATGGCCTGCTCGAAGCGGACGGCGGCGGATACCGCGTCACGCCTGGAGGCCGTCTCTTCCTGCGACCCCTGGCCATGACCTTCGACGCCTACTTGAAGACCTCCGAGGATGCGCCTCGGCGCTATTCGTCCACCGTCTAG